The Leadbettera azotonutricia ZAS-9 genome has a window encoding:
- a CDS encoding LiaI-LiaF-like domain-containing protein: protein MASMFSRRIAAWLSFFIGLLLMFLGSAFLLGSLAGTSKFSVLLAFLVVIAGILLAMFAIKMNKSSIYLFFAAFFLMAGFFLFLSALNVIPRDIFYKTWPLISVFSGLALVPAGWRRYGTFRSRFMAPALVFVILGCALLAFSFDIVGFSFKQFILNWWPLLIAFAGLLLVLISLGARNSAGDQDR from the coding sequence ATGGCTTCAATGTTCTCCCGCCGTATTGCCGCATGGCTTTCTTTCTTTATCGGCCTTTTGCTCATGTTCCTGGGATCTGCCTTTCTCCTGGGCTCCCTGGCGGGGACATCGAAATTCTCGGTCCTTCTGGCTTTTCTTGTCGTGATTGCAGGCATACTCTTGGCGATGTTCGCCATAAAGATGAACAAGAGTTCCATTTACCTCTTTTTTGCCGCTTTTTTCCTCATGGCGGGTTTTTTCCTTTTCCTCTCTGCCCTGAATGTCATCCCCAGGGATATCTTTTATAAAACCTGGCCCCTGATTTCAGTCTTTTCGGGCCTTGCCCTGGTGCCTGCGGGGTGGAGGCGTTACGGTACGTTCCGCAGCCGCTTCATGGCGCCAGCCCTGGTCTTTGTGATTTTGGGCTGTGCCCTTCTGGCATTCTCCTTCGACATAGTCGGCTTCTCTTTTAAGCAGTTCATACTTAACTGGTGGCCTCTCCTCATTGCCTTTGCGGGGCTGCTCCTGGTCCTGATTTCCCTTGGGGCTAGAAACAGCGCTGGGGATCAGGATCGGTGA
- a CDS encoding lytic transglycosylase domain-containing protein — MAKNFKNSRILKSALLACLLCFGRTALLPAAESADAIPGGAAAISPTEALVENPALPPRPLRSQRAARPDHPLYRNALPPPYANSNSAPIRSSPNSLLTSSALERSLTQYYIRQYSTAGGLAWLNAVMERGGPYLGFIRKEIEERGLPPELLYLPVIESQFLASAVSKSGAMGLWQFMKNSIAPFDMKVNDWVDERRDFWKSTQGALRKLEENYNYFGDWPLALAAYNAGLGAINRAVKDSGLKNYWLLSDKKILKTETIHYVPKLLAVAQILSNPRRYGLSPQWAEIPQWTRVAVTRPADLNILASEAGLDAAELKKANRELIYNITPPGSGYSLKARLEDADKIRAVLARTDLPLIKYYIHTIRSGDTLLALGLHYGISVEQILQSNPGTQARYLKIGGRLMIPAFKDVEPYIAPKASAVGLVFAGNHLVKRGETLWSIALAYEVDPELLAEANSMGLNDVLREGRSLKTPIRE; from the coding sequence ATGGCGAAAAATTTTAAAAATTCCCGCATCCTAAAATCGGCTCTATTGGCATGCCTTTTGTGTTTTGGGCGCACCGCGCTGCTGCCCGCGGCAGAATCGGCTGATGCGATTCCCGGTGGGGCGGCAGCCATAAGCCCGACAGAGGCCCTTGTTGAAAATCCTGCCCTGCCACCCAGGCCCCTGCGTTCCCAAAGGGCCGCACGGCCGGATCACCCTTTATACAGGAACGCCCTGCCTCCTCCTTATGCGAATTCAAATTCCGCGCCAATACGGTCGTCCCCAAATTCTCTCCTGACTTCGAGCGCATTGGAGCGCAGCCTTACCCAATACTATATACGCCAATATTCGACCGCCGGCGGGCTCGCATGGCTCAATGCCGTGATGGAGAGGGGAGGACCCTACCTGGGGTTTATACGGAAGGAAATTGAAGAGCGGGGGCTGCCGCCCGAACTCCTCTATCTGCCAGTAATAGAATCACAGTTTTTGGCAAGCGCGGTGAGCAAATCCGGAGCCATGGGGCTCTGGCAGTTTATGAAGAACAGCATTGCCCCCTTTGACATGAAAGTGAACGACTGGGTGGACGAACGCAGGGATTTCTGGAAATCCACCCAGGGCGCCCTCCGCAAGCTTGAAGAGAACTACAATTACTTTGGCGACTGGCCCCTGGCGCTGGCTGCCTACAATGCGGGCCTTGGGGCAATAAACAGAGCAGTAAAAGATTCGGGCCTCAAAAATTATTGGCTCCTATCGGATAAAAAAATCCTTAAAACCGAAACCATACACTACGTGCCCAAGCTTTTGGCAGTGGCACAGATTCTGTCCAACCCCAGGCGTTACGGCCTCAGCCCTCAATGGGCAGAGATCCCCCAATGGACAAGGGTAGCGGTTACACGCCCTGCCGACCTGAACATTTTGGCTTCCGAGGCAGGGCTTGATGCGGCAGAGCTTAAAAAGGCCAACCGCGAACTCATCTATAATATCACTCCCCCGGGATCGGGGTATTCCCTCAAAGCAAGGCTTGAGGATGCCGACAAGATACGCGCGGTGCTTGCCCGTACCGATCTCCCCCTCATCAAGTACTATATACACACCATACGTTCCGGGGACACCCTTCTCGCCCTGGGGCTTCATTACGGGATTTCGGTGGAGCAGATTTTGCAGTCCAACCCGGGAACCCAGGCGCGGTACCTCAAAATTGGCGGGCGCCTCATGATCCCTGCCTTTAAGGACGTGGAGCCCTATATTGCTCCCAAGGCTTCCGCCGTGGGGCTTGTTTTTGCGGGGAACCACCTGGTAAAGCGGGGCGAAACCCTTTGGTCCATTGCCCTGGCCTACGAAGTCGATCCCGAATTGCTGGCCGAGGCCAACAGCATGGGTTTAAATGATGT
- a CDS encoding tetratricopeptide repeat protein, translating to MGKGAGIKKIAVILAFAAVAGLVSACGGGNPSPRAEQKIDSYYIVGSKENRETLRNLFLLLSDENPGGEEQFAVAREIANNFMRQKEYAKLINFLTARIGQYPDDHYNTYYLFMTAFAYMQEEAYPAAALYFDLIIKNYPDLTILGESVHLACLNQLITLVDRSEQKVWYYEELISRFADRIDLGAAYFMLAQAYEEIGEWNSAIKAYTQYLPFMGSNVPGFPNADTYAKQLVDFNNSSKNWSFDSLNSLINTIKTALDAGSPNRLEQYRAKVNFFARTWEQEATDDSGMSDFNLSDFMRMSRIRYNADLDAGSNANEAYLRTWGWSQYISTWYLYFRKIYFPSDPEIHGRWEWAGIYYGEKF from the coding sequence ATGGGGAAAGGGGCGGGCATCAAAAAAATCGCTGTAATCCTGGCGTTTGCGGCCGTTGCGGGTCTTGTTTCGGCCTGTGGCGGGGGGAATCCAAGCCCCAGGGCTGAGCAGAAAATCGATTCCTACTATATTGTGGGCTCAAAAGAGAACCGGGAGACCCTGCGTAATCTCTTTTTGCTCCTCTCCGATGAAAACCCCGGCGGGGAAGAGCAGTTCGCGGTCGCCCGGGAGATAGCCAACAATTTTATGCGGCAAAAGGAATACGCCAAGCTCATCAATTTTCTGACTGCCCGTATTGGCCAGTACCCCGATGATCACTACAACACCTACTACCTTTTCATGACCGCCTTTGCCTATATGCAGGAAGAGGCATACCCTGCCGCGGCCCTCTACTTCGACCTCATTATCAAGAACTACCCCGATTTGACCATATTGGGGGAATCGGTGCATCTTGCCTGCCTGAACCAGCTTATCACCCTGGTGGACAGGAGCGAGCAGAAAGTCTGGTACTATGAAGAACTTATTTCCCGCTTTGCGGACAGGATAGATCTTGGCGCCGCCTACTTCATGCTTGCCCAGGCTTACGAGGAAATAGGCGAGTGGAACAGCGCCATCAAAGCCTATACCCAGTACCTCCCCTTTATGGGTTCCAATGTGCCGGGCTTCCCCAATGCGGACACCTATGCCAAGCAGCTTGTGGACTTCAACAACTCCTCCAAAAACTGGAGCTTCGACAGCCTCAATTCGCTGATAAACACCATCAAGACAGCCCTGGATGCAGGTTCACCCAACAGGCTCGAACAGTACAGGGCAAAGGTAAATTTCTTTGCCCGCACCTGGGAGCAGGAAGCCACCGATGATTCGGGCATGTCGGACTTCAACCTTTCGGACTTTATGCGCATGAGCCGCATACGCTACAACGCCGACCTCGACGCAGGTTCCAACGCCAACGAGGCCTACCTCCGCACCTGGGGCTGGTCCCAATACATCTCCACCTGGTACCTCTATTTCAGGAAAATCTACTTCCCTTCCGACCCCGAAATCCACGGTCGCTGGGAATGGGCCGGCATTTACTATGGCGAAAAATTTTAA
- a CDS encoding tetratricopeptide repeat protein, with protein MKGNRTRLCAAILCVFLGACGSNPDTRETPLPAEIPVPVESPQPAPPRTGGIAEEIRSLVEKGTPPALFEALELIRNRDLGNSEFGRVMNYVDATLLKVLYSATGPQLPQIDPPQTHVYTRILRDAEKGAYLNPMANSQDYLEFVLPFLALYAETRSERLLPALPDLQKAAELNSAALLAPFFMGIVYERSQRLDEANAQYSKAWQLSSDCYPAALGLARVLDAKGQRQEAAQLLQDLVIRFPDNLQIKRQLAIAWYRAGIWSRAEPAIAEILQRDNRDGEFILMRAHVLVEEGQFLQAQAPLDLYASINPNNRLYLFLRARVQSEGYRNRDAALNYLRSLLRGSAGAIDDEASVYAARLLMESSRQEDQNEGRDLLRRLLANPSPSLTVVTIALQDAVRRQAWAEARPYLARLLDERRSPQDLLSAYTVEHGQGNNAAALSYARELYEADRANEEGIIAYISALIDTGRQDEAARMIDTRLTGMSGGVLKARYHYLRSRTRASEDAIMNDLRSSLFEDPRNLLALTAMFEIYHRRRDERRAVYYLKQALALAPDNPQLKRYEGEYAGLL; from the coding sequence GTGAAGGGCAACCGGACGCGCCTTTGTGCGGCCATTCTTTGCGTCTTTCTTGGGGCTTGCGGTTCAAACCCCGACACCCGGGAAACCCCTCTGCCTGCAGAAATTCCTGTCCCTGTGGAAAGCCCCCAGCCAGCCCCGCCAAGGACAGGGGGCATAGCCGAGGAGATTCGTTCCCTTGTCGAGAAGGGGACCCCCCCGGCCCTGTTTGAAGCCCTGGAGCTTATCAGGAACCGGGATCTTGGAAACTCCGAATTCGGCAGAGTCATGAACTATGTGGATGCAACCCTTTTAAAAGTTTTGTACTCCGCCACCGGGCCCCAACTCCCCCAAATTGATCCTCCCCAGACTCATGTGTATACACGAATCCTGCGGGATGCCGAGAAGGGGGCCTACCTTAACCCGATGGCAAATTCCCAGGACTATCTGGAATTTGTGCTGCCCTTCCTGGCGCTTTATGCTGAGACAAGAAGCGAAAGGCTCCTCCCTGCCCTGCCTGATTTGCAGAAGGCCGCAGAGCTTAATTCCGCCGCACTATTGGCTCCTTTTTTTATGGGCATAGTTTACGAGCGTTCCCAGCGGCTTGATGAAGCCAATGCCCAATACAGCAAAGCCTGGCAGCTTTCTTCTGACTGCTATCCCGCAGCCCTGGGGCTTGCCCGTGTCCTGGATGCCAAAGGCCAAAGGCAGGAAGCAGCCCAGCTGCTCCAGGATCTGGTGATACGCTTTCCCGACAACCTCCAGATAAAGCGGCAGCTTGCCATTGCCTGGTACCGCGCCGGCATCTGGTCAAGGGCCGAACCTGCCATCGCGGAGATACTGCAGCGGGACAACCGGGATGGCGAATTTATTTTGATGCGGGCCCATGTGCTGGTTGAAGAAGGCCAGTTCCTCCAGGCACAAGCGCCCCTGGATCTCTATGCGTCGATTAATCCCAACAACAGGCTCTATTTGTTCCTCCGCGCCCGTGTCCAGTCCGAGGGCTACCGCAACCGCGACGCTGCCCTTAACTATCTCCGATCCCTGCTCCGGGGCTCGGCCGGCGCTATAGATGATGAAGCTTCTGTTTATGCTGCAAGGCTCCTCATGGAGTCTTCAAGGCAGGAAGATCAAAACGAAGGGCGGGATTTGCTCCGCCGCCTTCTTGCCAATCCCAGCCCCTCCCTCACGGTTGTCACCATTGCCCTTCAGGATGCTGTGCGCCGCCAGGCCTGGGCCGAAGCCCGCCCGTATCTTGCCAGGCTTCTGGATGAACGCCGTTCTCCCCAGGATCTTCTCAGCGCCTATACCGTTGAACACGGCCAGGGCAACAATGCCGCTGCCCTATCCTATGCGCGGGAACTCTACGAGGCGGACCGCGCCAACGAGGAAGGTATCATCGCCTATATATCCGCACTGATTGATACAGGCAGGCAGGACGAAGCGGCCCGCATGATAGACACCCGCCTTACCGGCATGTCAGGCGGCGTCCTCAAGGCCCGCTACCACTACCTCCGCAGCCGCACCAGAGCCAGCGAAGACGCCATTATGAACGATCTCCGCTCGAGCCTCTTCGAGGACCCCCGCAACCTCCTGGCCCTCACTGCCATGTTCGAGATTTACCACCGCCGCCGCGACGAACGCCGGGCTGTGTACTATCTCAAACAGGCCCTTGCCCTTGCGCCGGACAATCCGCAGCTCAAGAGGTACGAGGGGGAGTATGCAGGGCTGTTGTGA